In Allocoprobacillus halotolerans, a genomic segment contains:
- a CDS encoding PTS sugar transporter subunit IIB: MMNILLVCSAGMSTSLLVTRMEKAAKDKGLEIKIEAHPVAEAEVYGKEADMILLGPQVRFQLQNIRSLFPEKPVEVIDTRDYGMMNGEKVLNHVLEVLD, from the coding sequence ATGATGAATATTTTACTTGTATGTTCAGCTGGTATGTCAACAAGTTTACTTGTGACAAGAATGGAAAAAGCAGCGAAAGATAAAGGTTTAGAAATTAAAATTGAAGCTCATCCAGTCGCTGAAGCTGAAGTTTATGGTAAAGAAGCTGATATGATTTTATTAGGACCACAAGTACGTTTTCAATTGCAGAATATTCGTTCATTATTCCCTGAAAAACCAGTAGAAGTGATTGATACAAGAGATTATGGAATGATGAATGGTGAAAAAGTTTTAAATCATGTCTTAGAAGTTTTGGATTGA
- the ilvD gene encoding dihydroxy-acid dehydratase yields MLKSQKLREMAPELDPLRLGTGWKLEDLSKPQIIIESTFGDSHPGSGHLFELVEKAREGVSEAGGFGARYFTTDICDGEAQGHDGINYSLASRDMIANMIEIHANATPFDGGVFIASCDKGMPAHLMGLGRVNIPSIVVTGGVMDAGPDLLTLEQIGTYSAMYERGEIPKEKFEFYKHHACPSCGACSFMGTASTMQIMAEALGLTLPGSALLPATSEDLREFAKRAGKQAVWLAKHDLKPRDIVTMKSFENAIMVHAAISGSTNSLLHLPAIAKEFGVDIDSDTFDRLHRGAHYLLDIRPAGRWPAQFFYYAGGVPMIMEQIKSVLHLDVMTVTGKTLGENLEDLKQSGYYEKCFKNLEKYGIQREDVIRSFDNAFGTDGSIAILKGNLAPEGAVVKHTVVPKEMFEATLVARPFDCEEDAIQAVLSHQIQPGDAVFIRYEGPKGSGMPEMFYTTEAIASDETLGSSIALITDGRFSGASKGPAIGHVSPEAASGGPIALVEDGDLIEINIPKRILRICGIHGQKMSEEDIQKVLEERRKHLKPFQSRYQDGVLKIFSEHAVSPMKGGYMK; encoded by the coding sequence ATGTTGAAAAGTCAAAAATTAAGAGAAATGGCACCAGAATTAGATCCTTTACGTTTAGGAACAGGATGGAAATTAGAAGATTTATCAAAACCACAAATTATCATTGAAAGTACTTTTGGAGATAGTCATCCCGGTAGTGGACATCTTTTTGAACTTGTTGAAAAAGCCAGAGAAGGTGTGAGTGAAGCTGGTGGTTTTGGCGCTAGATATTTTACGACAGATATTTGTGATGGAGAAGCACAAGGGCATGATGGCATTAATTATTCATTGGCTTCACGTGATATGATTGCGAATATGATTGAAATTCATGCCAATGCAACACCTTTTGATGGGGGTGTCTTTATTGCCAGCTGTGATAAAGGGATGCCTGCTCATTTGATGGGATTAGGACGTGTCAATATTCCTTCCATTGTCGTGACTGGTGGCGTTATGGATGCTGGTCCTGATTTACTCACTCTCGAACAAATAGGAACTTACAGTGCCATGTATGAACGTGGAGAAATTCCTAAAGAAAAGTTTGAATTTTATAAACATCATGCCTGTCCTTCATGTGGTGCCTGTTCATTTATGGGAACGGCTTCAACGATGCAGATTATGGCAGAGGCTTTAGGTTTGACGTTACCAGGAAGTGCCCTTCTTCCAGCAACCAGTGAAGATTTAAGAGAATTTGCCAAACGTGCTGGAAAACAGGCTGTGTGGCTAGCCAAACATGATTTGAAACCTAGAGATATTGTGACAATGAAATCTTTTGAAAATGCCATTATGGTTCATGCGGCTATTTCTGGTTCAACGAATTCTTTATTGCATTTACCAGCAATTGCGAAAGAATTTGGTGTTGATATTGACTCTGATACATTTGATCGTCTACATCGTGGAGCGCATTATCTATTGGATATTCGCCCAGCCGGACGTTGGCCAGCCCAATTTTTCTATTATGCTGGTGGGGTACCAATGATTATGGAACAAATCAAGAGTGTCTTACATTTAGATGTGATGACAGTAACAGGCAAAACTCTTGGTGAAAACCTAGAAGATTTAAAACAGTCTGGATATTATGAAAAATGTTTTAAAAATTTAGAAAAATATGGCATTCAAAGAGAAGATGTCATCCGTTCATTTGATAATGCTTTTGGAACAGATGGAAGCATTGCGATATTAAAAGGAAATTTAGCACCAGAAGGTGCAGTTGTCAAACATACAGTTGTACCTAAAGAAATGTTTGAAGCAACACTTGTCGCAAGACCATTTGACTGTGAAGAGGATGCGATTCAAGCTGTCTTATCACATCAGATTCAACCAGGAGATGCTGTGTTTATCCGTTATGAAGGGCCAAAAGGAAGTGGCATGCCTGAAATGTTCTATACAACAGAAGCGATTGCCTCAGATGAAACATTAGGCTCAAGCATTGCTTTAATCACTGATGGTCGTTTTTCAGGAGCTTCTAAAGGCCCAGCAATAGGACATGTATCACCTGAAGCGGCTTCAGGAGGACCAATTGCCTTAGTGGAAGATGGTGATTTAATTGAAATCAATATTCCAAAACGTATCTTACGTATATGTGGCATACATGGTCAGAAGATGAG
- a CDS encoding mannonate dehydratase, translating to MKMTFRWYGQDDPVTLDNIRQIPNMTGVVSAIYDIPVGQVWPIERIQALVDEVHQHHLELEVIESVPVHEDIKLKRGHYQQYIDNYKQTIRNLAQCGIKCICYNFMPVFDWTRSSIDHVLEDGSQALVYYQDEVSQLDPTKLTLPGWDASYTPQEVGELIVAYQQIGEEGLWENLAYFIQEIMPVAIECDVNMAIHPDDPPWSIFGIPRIITCEENLDRFISLYDDPHHGLTLCSGSLGCTVHNDIPALIRKYGAQKRIHFAHVRNVKILEDGSFEESAHYAKCGSLDMVDIMRAYVETGFEGYIRPDHGRMIWGEQGKPGYGLYDRALGAMYLGGIIDALKGK from the coding sequence ATGAAAATGACATTTCGCTGGTATGGTCAAGATGATCCTGTGACATTAGATAACATTAGACAAATACCAAATATGACAGGTGTAGTCAGTGCCATTTATGATATACCTGTAGGACAGGTATGGCCCATAGAAAGGATTCAAGCTTTAGTTGATGAGGTCCATCAACATCATTTAGAGTTAGAAGTCATTGAAAGTGTTCCAGTCCATGAAGACATCAAATTAAAAAGAGGACACTATCAACAATATATAGATAATTATAAACAAACAATTAGAAATTTAGCACAATGTGGAATCAAATGCATCTGTTATAATTTTATGCCAGTTTTTGATTGGACACGTTCTTCGATTGATCATGTATTAGAAGATGGTTCTCAGGCTCTTGTCTATTATCAAGATGAAGTCAGTCAGCTTGATCCAACAAAATTAACATTACCAGGATGGGATGCTTCTTATACACCTCAAGAAGTTGGTGAACTAATCGTAGCTTATCAGCAGATTGGAGAAGAAGGCTTATGGGAAAATCTGGCTTACTTCATACAAGAAATCATGCCAGTGGCTATTGAATGCGATGTCAATATGGCGATTCATCCTGATGATCCACCATGGTCTATTTTTGGGATTCCTCGTATTATTACATGTGAAGAGAATTTAGATCGTTTTATATCATTATATGATGATCCACATCATGGTTTAACATTATGTAGTGGTTCACTTGGTTGCACTGTTCATAATGATATTCCAGCATTGATTAGAAAATATGGAGCACAAAAAAGAATTCACTTTGCACATGTTAGAAATGTTAAAATCTTAGAAGATGGTTCTTTTGAAGAAAGTGCACATTATGCAAAATGTGGTTCATTAGATATGGTAGATATTATGCGTGCTTATGTTGAAACAGGTTTTGAAGGTTATATTCGACCTGATCATGGACGTATGATTTGGGGAGAACAAGGAAAACCAGGATATGGTCTTTATGATCGTGCCTTAGGGGCTATGTATCTTGGTGGAATTATAGATGCTTTGAAAGGAAAATAA
- a CDS encoding PTS sugar transporter subunit IIC — protein sequence MGLSESATEKLLVIADKISNQKHMSSIKNAFTTLMPVIITGAFCTLVTNVVCSTTTDGISLAKLPGMAWLEILSPIFSAANYATLNFFTVGAVILIGLELGKKNGINTYAPAVVALCSFVACCPTFINFSLDDGSVVQVADVLGKDYTAAKGLFLGMVIAMLSVELFSWIVKSGKLKINMPDTVPPNVSTSFNVLFPVMLTIIACSTVNFGINQLTGMTLYDIIYTMLQKPLEAVMQGLPGLLVLMLVAQLFWVIGIHGNQIIKPVREPLLNAAIIANTDLVNSGVKDPSQLNIINMSYWDVYMSMGGSGVTIGLIVAIFLFCKREDYKGVAKLSLAPGIFNINETMTFGLPIMLNPILAIPFVITPLVTGSIAYFLTVIGFADILVYAIPWTTPPILSAWLASGGSITCIITQLICIAVSILIYIPFVIAANKQQAASE from the coding sequence ATGGGGTTATCCGAATCTGCAACTGAAAAGTTGTTAGTGATTGCTGATAAAATCAGTAATCAAAAGCACATGAGTTCAATCAAAAATGCCTTTACAACATTAATGCCAGTTATCATTACTGGGGCATTCTGTACTCTTGTGACTAATGTTGTTTGTTCTACAACAACAGATGGTATTTCATTGGCTAAACTTCCTGGTATGGCTTGGCTTGAAATATTATCACCTATTTTCAGTGCTGCAAACTATGCAACATTGAATTTCTTTACAGTAGGGGCTGTTATTCTTATTGGTCTTGAATTAGGTAAGAAAAATGGTATTAATACTTACGCACCTGCTGTTGTCGCATTATGTTCATTTGTGGCTTGCTGTCCAACATTTATTAATTTCTCTTTAGATGATGGTAGTGTGGTACAAGTTGCTGATGTACTTGGTAAAGATTATACTGCTGCAAAAGGATTGTTCTTAGGAATGGTTATTGCAATGCTTTCTGTAGAATTATTTTCTTGGATTGTTAAATCTGGTAAATTAAAAATTAATATGCCAGATACAGTTCCACCAAATGTTTCTACATCATTTAATGTATTATTCCCAGTTATGTTAACAATCATTGCTTGTTCAACAGTAAATTTTGGTATTAATCAATTAACTGGCATGACATTATATGACATTATTTATACAATGTTACAAAAACCATTGGAAGCTGTTATGCAAGGTCTACCAGGATTGTTAGTTCTTATGTTAGTGGCTCAATTATTCTGGGTTATCGGTATTCATGGTAACCAAATCATTAAACCAGTTCGTGAACCATTGTTAAATGCTGCTATTATTGCAAATACTGATCTTGTAAACTCTGGAGTTAAAGATCCTAGTCAATTAAATATTATTAATATGTCTTATTGGGATGTTTACATGTCAATGGGTGGATCAGGTGTAACTATTGGTTTAATTGTAGCGATTTTCCTTTTCTGTAAACGTGAAGATTATAAAGGGGTTGCTAAATTATCATTAGCACCTGGTATCTTCAATATCAATGAAACAATGACATTTGGTTTACCAATTATGTTAAACCCAATCTTAGCAATTCCTTTTGTAATTACACCATTAGTAACTGGATCAATTGCTTACTTTTTAACAGTAATTGGTTTCGCTGATATTCTTGTTTATGCAATTCCATGGACGACACCTCCGATTTTAAGTGCATGGTTAGCATCTGGTGGAAGTATTACTTGTATCATTACACAATTGATTTGTATTGCTGTGTCAATTTTAATTTATATTCCTTTCGTTATTGCAGCAAACAAACAACAAGCTGCTTCTGAATAA
- a CDS encoding calcium-translocating P-type ATPase, PMCA-type — translation MNMIVSHYEEKEVLIQQLDSDENNGLTLSQVEKNREKYGRNTLKAKKKKTFFQKFLEQFKDVMIVILLFAALISFVIAFSEDDMIAFFEPLLIVAIVVVNALMGVIQENKAEKAMEALMQLSSPHARVIRDGKQQMIDAKDLVVGDILILQDGDYVPADARLLEESSLKVEESALTGESVPVEKDAIEPVALEAPLAERLNMVYSGCSILYGSAKAIVTQTGMNTEMGKIAKLIDDEVDTKTPLQNKLAQLGKYLGVLSLVICLIIFVMGIIDGMDLMEIFMTSVSLAVSAIPEGLPVIVTIVLSIGVSRMAEHKAIVKRLPAVETLGSTSIICSDKTGTLTQNKMTLVKLYTSEEKQLKDIDKAQSELDLKLLKAAVLCCNGDIEVKDGQEKPLGDPTETCLVSALMHKGITKQQVNDQYPRVFELPFDSNRKLMTTVNQVGKKRYAIVKGAYDVLVTRCLDGNMEVVNEAMLKMSQQALRVIAVGYKEVSDQDDAYDFEYLENDLHFAGLLGMIDPPRPEAKKAVVECQKAGIKPIMITGDHVVTARAIARELGILDDGDKAITGVELDNMSDAEFESKVEHISVYARVSPENKIRVVKTWQKKGYIVSMTGDGVNDAPALKASDIGCAMGITGTDVAKGAADLTLMDDNFSTIVAAVKEGRGIYNNIRKTVGFLLGTNIGEVVLVFCAMLFWKQAPLLSMQLLWINLVTDSLPAIALGREPIEDDVMEEKPRDKNESLFAHGLGVQIILQGLMFGCLALIAFRLGWLETGNIESGRTMSFVVLSLSQIIHAYNMRSSKSLFKIGIFKNKHLNQATFISVMMIFIVLFVPAINHIFGFEILPVYLYIIALLLAFVPVLILEIVKALHLIQ, via the coding sequence ATGAATATGATTGTTTCGCATTATGAAGAAAAAGAGGTTTTGATTCAACAGTTAGATAGTGATGAAAATAATGGATTGACTTTATCACAAGTTGAAAAAAATAGAGAAAAATATGGGCGTAATACTTTAAAAGCAAAAAAGAAGAAAACATTCTTTCAAAAATTTCTTGAACAGTTTAAAGATGTTATGATTGTGATTTTATTGTTTGCTGCATTGATTAGTTTTGTGATTGCTTTTTCAGAAGATGATATGATAGCTTTCTTTGAACCATTATTAATTGTAGCGATTGTTGTGGTGAATGCTTTGATGGGTGTGATTCAAGAAAATAAAGCCGAAAAAGCAATGGAAGCATTGATGCAATTATCTTCACCCCATGCCAGAGTTATTCGTGATGGAAAACAACAAATGATTGATGCGAAAGATTTGGTTGTTGGTGACATCCTCATTTTACAAGATGGTGACTATGTTCCAGCAGATGCAAGGTTATTGGAAGAATCAAGTCTAAAAGTTGAGGAATCAGCTTTGACAGGAGAAAGTGTACCAGTTGAAAAAGATGCGATTGAACCAGTGGCATTAGAAGCACCATTAGCTGAACGTTTGAATATGGTTTATTCAGGATGTAGTATTCTTTATGGCAGTGCCAAAGCGATTGTTACACAAACGGGTATGAATACAGAAATGGGGAAAATTGCGAAACTGATTGATGATGAAGTGGATACAAAAACACCTTTACAAAATAAATTAGCACAATTAGGAAAATATTTGGGTGTGTTATCATTAGTCATTTGTTTGATTATTTTTGTCATGGGTATTATTGATGGTATGGATTTGATGGAAATCTTTATGACATCTGTTTCTTTAGCTGTTTCAGCCATTCCTGAAGGATTGCCAGTGATTGTAACGATTGTTTTATCCATTGGTGTGAGTCGTATGGCTGAACATAAAGCTATTGTCAAAAGATTACCAGCCGTTGAAACTTTAGGAAGTACATCGATTATATGTAGTGATAAAACAGGAACATTAACACAAAATAAGATGACACTTGTCAAACTATATACAAGTGAAGAAAAACAATTAAAAGATATTGATAAAGCACAAAGTGAATTAGATTTAAAATTATTGAAGGCAGCTGTTTTATGTTGTAATGGTGATATTGAAGTGAAGGATGGACAAGAAAAACCTTTGGGTGATCCTACTGAAACATGTCTGGTATCAGCTTTGATGCATAAAGGTATTACGAAACAACAAGTGAATGATCAATATCCCCGTGTGTTTGAACTGCCATTTGATTCTAATCGTAAGTTAATGACAACGGTTAATCAAGTTGGTAAAAAAAGATATGCGATTGTCAAAGGCGCATATGATGTTTTGGTAACACGTTGCTTAGATGGAAATATGGAAGTTGTCAATGAAGCCATGTTGAAAATGAGCCAACAGGCTTTGCGTGTCATTGCGGTAGGATATAAAGAAGTCAGTGATCAAGACGATGCCTATGATTTTGAATATCTAGAAAATGATTTGCATTTTGCTGGTTTATTAGGCATGATTGATCCACCACGACCTGAGGCTAAAAAAGCTGTTGTGGAATGTCAAAAAGCAGGTATTAAACCTATTATGATTACTGGTGATCATGTCGTTACAGCTAGGGCTATTGCTAGAGAATTAGGTATTCTTGATGATGGTGATAAGGCTATTACAGGTGTGGAATTGGATAATATGTCTGATGCAGAATTTGAAAGCAAAGTTGAACATATTTCCGTTTATGCTAGAGTTTCTCCAGAAAATAAGATTCGTGTTGTGAAAACTTGGCAGAAAAAAGGTTATATTGTTTCTATGACAGGAGATGGCGTCAATGATGCTCCGGCATTAAAAGCCTCTGATATTGGATGTGCGATGGGTATTACTGGAACGGACGTTGCTAAAGGAGCAGCAGATTTGACATTGATGGATGATAATTTTTCAACAATTGTGGCGGCTGTTAAAGAAGGACGAGGTATTTATAATAATATCCGTAAGACTGTTGGTTTTTTGCTGGGAACAAATATTGGTGAAGTCGTTCTTGTCTTTTGTGCTATGTTGTTTTGGAAGCAAGCACCTCTATTATCTATGCAATTATTATGGATAAATTTAGTTACAGATAGTTTACCAGCGATTGCTTTAGGAAGAGAACCAATCGAAGATGATGTCATGGAAGAAAAACCACGAGATAAAAATGAAAGTTTATTTGCTCATGGTTTAGGTGTACAAATTATTTTACAAGGATTAATGTTTGGTTGTTTAGCCTTGATTGCATTTCGTTTAGGTTGGCTTGAAACAGGAAATATTGAATCAGGACGAACAATGAGTTTTGTGGTTTTATCATTATCTCAAATTATTCATGCTTATAATATGCGTTCATCAAAATCATTATTTAAGATTGGTATCTTTAAAAACAAGCATTTAAATCAAGCAACTTTCATTTCTGTTATGATGATATTTATTGTTTTATTTGTTCCAGCCATTAATCATATTTTTGGATTTGAAATATTACCTGTATATTTATATATAATTGCATTGCTTTTAGCATTTGTACCTGTTTTGATTTTAGAAATTGTCAAAGCATTACATCTTATTCAATAG